Proteins encoded together in one Candidatus Omnitrophota bacterium window:
- a CDS encoding DUF6298 domain-containing protein, giving the protein MISARFKMGILASIGFILLYASAFGQSASGPLRVCESNPRYFCGGGKAILLTGSHVWNNFVDMGESDPPAPFDYAAYLDWMKKLNHNFIRLWTWELASWNTTANQENKRLFSAPQPWLRTGPEKALDGKPKFDLNRFDPAYFERLRDRVKAAGDKGIYVSIMLFEGWAMQFMEGALKSHPFHPANNINNINCDRNDDGKGLEIHELAISAITALQENYVRKVVDSVNNLDNVLYEISNENHPPSTPWQYHMINFIHQYEKNKPKQHPVGMTFQYKGGSNQTLFDSPADWISPNPDGGYRDDPPANDGRKVILNDTDHLWGIGGNEEWAWKSFLRGCNPIFMDPYDGVVLGKPFEDRFEALRRNMGCALKLSQKVNLAAMTPRNDLSSAKYCLAEPGRTYIVYIPKGEKAEVDLSAVKGKASVEWLNIKTGDVKKGGDMEGGKKQTFASPFAEAAILHIEAAAS; this is encoded by the coding sequence ATGATTTCTGCGCGTTTTAAAATGGGAATTCTGGCATCGATCGGTTTTATTTTGCTCTACGCCAGCGCTTTCGGACAATCCGCATCCGGCCCGTTGCGGGTTTGCGAATCCAATCCGCGCTATTTTTGCGGCGGCGGAAAGGCTATTCTCTTGACCGGCTCGCATGTCTGGAACAATTTCGTCGATATGGGGGAAAGCGATCCGCCCGCGCCCTTCGATTATGCAGCGTATCTCGATTGGATGAAAAAACTCAACCACAATTTTATTCGTTTGTGGACATGGGAACTCGCGAGTTGGAATACTACCGCCAACCAGGAAAACAAAAGGCTCTTCTCCGCTCCTCAACCTTGGCTGCGCACCGGGCCGGAAAAAGCGTTGGACGGCAAACCGAAATTCGACCTGAATCGATTCGATCCCGCCTATTTCGAACGTTTGCGCGATCGCGTAAAAGCCGCAGGAGATAAGGGGATTTACGTTTCGATCATGCTGTTCGAAGGCTGGGCGATGCAGTTTATGGAAGGCGCTTTGAAATCACATCCTTTCCATCCCGCCAACAATATCAACAATATTAACTGCGATCGGAACGACGATGGCAAGGGGTTGGAGATTCATGAACTCGCTATTTCCGCCATCACCGCTTTGCAGGAGAACTATGTTCGCAAAGTCGTCGATTCGGTAAACAATCTCGATAACGTTCTTTATGAAATATCCAACGAAAACCATCCCCCTTCCACGCCCTGGCAATACCACATGATCAATTTCATTCACCAGTACGAAAAAAACAAACCTAAGCAGCATCCCGTCGGCATGACGTTTCAATATAAGGGTGGTTCCAACCAAACCCTGTTCGACAGTCCCGCCGATTGGATATCCCCCAATCCCGATGGCGGCTATCGCGACGATCCGCCCGCCAATGACGGCCGCAAGGTCATCCTCAACGACACGGACCATCTCTGGGGCATCGGCGGCAACGAGGAATGGGCTTGGAAAAGTTTTCTGCGCGGCTGCAATCCAATTTTCATGGATCCTTATGACGGCGTCGTTTTGGGAAAGCCCTTCGAGGACCGCTTTGAAGCATTGCGCCGCAATATGGGATGCGCCTTGAAACTCTCGCAAAAAGTCAATCTGGCCGCCATGACGCCCCGCAACGATCTGTCTTCCGCCAAATACTGCCTGGCCGAGCCGGGACGGACTTACATTGTCTATATTCCCAAAGGAGAAAAAGCCGAAGTCGATCTCTCCGCCGTGAAAGGAAAGGCTTCGGTGGAATGGCTGAATATCAAGACGGGCGATGTCAAGAAAGGCGGCGACATGGAAGGAGGAAAAAAGCAAACGTTTGCTTCCCCCTTCGCGGAAGCGGCGATTTTGCATATCGAAGCCGCCGCATCGTAA
- a CDS encoding DUF481 domain-containing protein, producing the protein MNVYRLCLFFFGFFVFNFMETSFADHVWMKNGDRLSGEIVRLTDGKLNLHTPYAGDFTLSWSEVLSLETDKEIGVIAANGDRFIGNFHRGENGEMTLASPHSGSIAIQKDNIAALVHPAEAAKFAEQQPAQAEIPSTTKELGAAKEKTADRTNIKKLWSGGVSLLGGARMGNREAFNLFVKSEAKRAAEKELLTLRANFGYGESEGLVDTTEASQQSNLRIFYAKDRYIFGDLKLEHDRFKDLDLRADGTLGAGYRFWKVERSELMGDIGFGLTEEIYRRGDNSTDASLRASIEYSQTLFEKSKLSQLLTVYPSLGDLGAVRFISETTFLTPISNSLSWTLNLTDEFDSQPSREGVTNNDISIRTGLQYSF; encoded by the coding sequence ATGAACGTTTATCGCCTATGCTTATTTTTCTTTGGCTTTTTCGTTTTCAACTTCATGGAGACATCTTTCGCCGATCATGTTTGGATGAAAAACGGAGACCGGCTCAGCGGAGAAATCGTGCGCCTGACCGATGGGAAATTGAATCTTCATACTCCCTACGCCGGGGATTTCACGCTGTCTTGGAGTGAAGTTCTATCGTTGGAGACGGACAAGGAGATCGGCGTTATCGCGGCGAACGGCGATAGGTTTATAGGAAACTTCCATCGCGGCGAGAACGGCGAGATGACGTTGGCTTCCCCTCATTCAGGTTCGATCGCCATCCAAAAAGATAATATCGCCGCACTCGTTCATCCTGCGGAAGCCGCAAAATTTGCGGAACAACAACCGGCGCAAGCGGAAATACCATCAACAACCAAGGAACTCGGCGCCGCCAAAGAAAAAACCGCCGATAGGACGAATATCAAAAAACTTTGGTCGGGAGGCGTATCCCTTTTAGGCGGCGCACGCATGGGAAACCGGGAGGCGTTCAATCTCTTCGTCAAGAGCGAGGCCAAACGCGCCGCGGAAAAGGAATTGCTTACCTTGCGCGCCAATTTCGGCTATGGCGAGAGCGAAGGATTGGTCGATACGACGGAAGCCAGCCAACAATCCAATCTGCGCATCTTTTATGCAAAAGACCGCTATATTTTCGGCGATTTGAAATTGGAACACGACCGCTTCAAGGATTTGGACCTGCGCGCGGATGGAACCCTCGGCGCCGGTTACCGCTTTTGGAAAGTCGAACGCTCCGAGCTGATGGGCGATATCGGTTTCGGCCTCACGGAAGAAATCTACCGCCGCGGCGACAATTCCACCGACGCCTCGCTGCGCGCCAGCATCGAATATTCCCAAACCCTTTTCGAGAAATCCAAACTTAGCCAGTTGCTGACGGTCTATCCCAGCCTCGGCGATTTGGGAGCGGTAAGGTTTATTTCCGAGACGACATTTCTGACGCCAATCTCCAATTCGCTCTCTTGGACGCTCAACCTAACCGACGAATTCGACAGCCAACCCTCGCGCGAAGGAGTGACAAATAACGACATCTCCATCCGCACCGGTTTGCAGTATTCGTTTTAG
- a CDS encoding type II toxin-antitoxin system HicB family antitoxin — protein MKFRVIVEQDEDNVFVAQVPSLPGCISQGKTRSEALENIKEAMEGYLESLREHNEPIPPSIMEEIVEINA, from the coding sequence ATGAAATTCCGGGTTATTGTCGAACAGGACGAAGATAACGTTTTCGTAGCGCAAGTTCCATCTCTTCCCGGTTGCATCTCTCAAGGGAAAACGCGGAGCGAAGCGCTGGAGAATATCAAAGAAGCTATGGAAGGTTATTTGGAAAGCCTTCGAGAACACAACGAACCCATACCTCCCTCTATAATGGAAGAAATAGTAGAGATCAATGCCTAA
- a CDS encoding type II toxin-antitoxin system HicA family toxin, protein MPKLPLIFGKTAIKTFEKIGYVFDRQKGSHIVLRHIDSPHRRLTIPNHTVLSKGTLRAILRESGLSIEEFIEIL, encoded by the coding sequence ATGCCTAAATTGCCGCTTATATTCGGAAAGACGGCGATAAAAACATTTGAGAAAATTGGTTACGTTTTCGATCGCCAAAAAGGTAGTCATATCGTCTTACGTCATATAGATTCGCCGCACAGACGCCTAACAATTCCTAATCATACAGTTCTTTCCAAAGGAACGCTTCGCGCTATTCTGCGCGAAAGTGGATTGAGCATCGAAGAATTCATCGAAATTTTATAA
- a CDS encoding GDP-mannose 4,6-dehydratase, whose amino-acid sequence MERLRDRRVLVTGAGGFIGSHLVEALVPLCQRVTALIHYDSRPGFGNLEFLTTDIRRDARILSGNVADPFFVRRAVEGHDLVFHLAALISIPYSYIAPAAYFRTNVMGTLNVLEACRSEKVQRLVSVSTSECYGSAQYTPMPEEHPLHAQSPYSASKIAADKTVESYYCSFGLPAVIIRPFNTYGPRQSARAVIPTIITQTLSDESIIRLGSLTPVRDLTFVEDTVMGLIAAAVSDGVEGETINLGVGQGVSIGELARRIGSLTGINKEIVCEEERIRPEKSEVITLISDNSKAARLLGWKPKIALDDGLKRTIDFVREHPDFYRPGTYLI is encoded by the coding sequence ATGGAACGGTTGCGGGACCGGCGCGTATTGGTTACGGGAGCGGGGGGATTCATCGGCTCTCATTTAGTAGAGGCGTTGGTTCCACTATGCCAGCGGGTAACGGCGCTGATTCATTACGATTCCCGGCCCGGCTTCGGCAATCTTGAGTTTCTTACGACGGATATCCGCCGCGATGCGCGCATTCTCTCCGGCAACGTAGCCGATCCCTTTTTTGTGCGGCGGGCGGTGGAGGGGCACGATTTGGTTTTTCATTTGGCGGCTTTGATTTCGATTCCCTATTCCTATATCGCCCCGGCGGCCTATTTCCGCACCAATGTCATGGGAACGCTCAATGTGCTGGAAGCCTGCCGTTCGGAAAAAGTGCAGCGATTGGTTAGCGTCTCCACTAGCGAATGCTACGGCAGCGCCCAGTATACGCCGATGCCGGAAGAGCATCCCCTTCATGCCCAATCGCCTTATTCCGCCTCCAAGATCGCAGCGGACAAAACCGTGGAAAGTTATTATTGCTCCTTCGGCCTGCCCGCCGTCATCATCCGGCCATTCAATACCTACGGCCCACGGCAATCCGCCCGCGCCGTCATTCCTACAATTATTACGCAAACCCTCTCTGATGAATCCATCATTCGCTTGGGATCGCTGACGCCGGTGCGCGATTTGACTTTCGTGGAGGATACCGTCATGGGACTGATCGCCGCTGCCGTATCCGATGGCGTAGAAGGCGAAACCATCAATCTAGGCGTGGGACAGGGCGTGTCCATAGGCGAATTGGCGCGGCGCATTGGCTCTCTCACTGGCATCAACAAGGAAATTGTCTGCGAGGAGGAGCGCATCCGCCCGGAAAAGAGCGAAGTAATCACCCTTATCAGCGACAATTCCAAAGCGGCGCGGCTTCTAGGCTGGAAGCCGAAAATCGCTTTGGATGATGGATTGAAACGCACGATCGATTTTGTGCGCGAGCATCCCGATTTCTATCGTCCGGGGACGTATTTGATTTAA
- a CDS encoding sugar phosphate nucleotidyltransferase — translation MRAVILAGGQGRRLNPYTLVLPKPLVPIGDLPVIEIVVRQLAHYGFERVTIAVGYHSELIMAVMGDGAKWGLNIDYSREDRPLNTVGPLRLIDGLNEPFLVMNGDLLTDLNYSELAAAHSRHGTILTIASCKRRVKLQLGVISYATENNRSIITGYREKPAFEYEVSSGIYIFDPRIFDYIPEGQPFGFDELMLRLLDENEPAALYHFEGHWLDMGTPEDLERANEEFMNYRQRYLPNE, via the coding sequence ATGCGCGCTGTGATATTGGCGGGCGGCCAGGGGCGGCGATTGAATCCTTATACGCTGGTGCTGCCTAAGCCTCTTGTACCCATTGGCGATCTTCCGGTTATCGAAATTGTCGTGCGGCAACTGGCGCATTATGGCTTCGAGCGGGTTACTATCGCTGTGGGCTATCACTCGGAACTGATTATGGCCGTCATGGGCGACGGCGCTAAATGGGGATTGAATATCGACTATTCCCGCGAAGATCGTCCCTTGAATACCGTCGGCCCTTTGCGTTTGATCGACGGACTCAATGAACCATTTCTGGTAATGAATGGCGACCTTCTCACAGACCTGAACTACAGCGAGCTGGCCGCCGCCCATTCCCGGCATGGAACCATCCTTACAATCGCTTCCTGCAAACGGCGCGTTAAGTTGCAGCTGGGAGTGATTTCCTACGCCACGGAAAACAACCGCTCCATCATTACCGGCTATCGCGAAAAGCCCGCCTTCGAATACGAAGTGAGCAGCGGCATTTATATTTTCGATCCCCGCATTTTTGATTACATTCCCGAAGGCCAACCGTTCGGCTTCGACGAATTGATGCTGCGTTTGCTTGACGAAAACGAACCGGCGGCGCTCTATCATTTCGAAGGCCATTGGCTGGATATGGGAACGCCGGAAGATTTGGAACGCGCCAACGAAGAGTTCATGAACTACCGCCAACGGTATCTGCCTAATGAGTAA
- a CDS encoding DegT/DnrJ/EryC1/StrS family aminotransferase, whose amino-acid sequence MSNWKIPLFEPEFTSEDIEAACAPLREGWISMGERTYAFEKAFRDKICAAHVFAVCNGTAALHLALAALGIGRGDEVILPSLTFVACANVIVQQCAIPVFTDCCSEEDWTLSPQDIERKITHGARAIMAVHYAGFPCRMEEIVPIARRHNLAIIEDCAHALFSIRKGKPCGLWGDIGCFSFFTNKNMTTGEGGMLTTNDDRLAERIRLMRSHGMTTLTLDRHRGYARSYDVVEFGFNYRIDEIRAALGSSQLQRMDSRLLRRKEIYWHYLEKLKDIDGIIIPFQDRTEDNVGYHIFPIYIKKSSIRDQLMDALKQEGIQTSIHYPPIHHFMAYREAGYSAECPLTERLTSGEITLPFYPSMSEEQISIVCESLRRNLLALS is encoded by the coding sequence ATGAGTAACTGGAAAATTCCCCTATTCGAACCCGAATTCACCAGCGAAGATATCGAAGCGGCCTGCGCTCCGCTGCGCGAAGGCTGGATATCGATGGGCGAACGAACGTATGCGTTCGAAAAAGCGTTCCGTGATAAAATCTGCGCCGCGCACGTTTTCGCCGTCTGCAACGGCACTGCCGCGCTGCATTTGGCGCTGGCGGCGTTGGGAATCGGGCGCGGAGATGAGGTTATTCTGCCTTCTCTCACCTTTGTCGCTTGCGCGAATGTTATCGTCCAGCAATGCGCAATTCCTGTTTTTACCGATTGCTGCAGCGAAGAAGACTGGACCCTATCGCCTCAAGATATCGAGCGCAAAATCACACACGGCGCCCGCGCCATTATGGCGGTGCATTACGCCGGATTCCCCTGCCGCATGGAAGAGATTGTCCCCATTGCCCGCCGCCATAATCTCGCCATTATCGAAGATTGCGCCCACGCTCTTTTTTCCATTCGTAAAGGAAAACCCTGCGGCCTTTGGGGCGATATCGGCTGTTTCAGTTTTTTCACCAACAAAAATATGACTACCGGCGAAGGGGGAATGTTGACCACAAACGACGACCGCCTTGCCGAGCGCATCCGGTTAATGCGTTCGCATGGGATGACAACTCTTACGCTGGATCGCCATCGCGGCTACGCCCGCTCTTACGACGTAGTCGAGTTTGGATTCAATTACCGCATCGACGAAATCCGCGCCGCGTTGGGATCAAGCCAACTCCAGCGAATGGATTCCCGTCTCTTGCGCCGTAAAGAAATTTATTGGCATTATTTGGAAAAACTAAAAGATATAGACGGAATTATTATTCCATTTCAAGATCGTACTGAGGATAACGTCGGTTATCATATTTTTCCTATTTATATAAAAAAATCATCCATACGCGATCAGCTGATGGATGCGTTGAAGCAGGAAGGCATACAAACTTCCATCCATTATCCCCCCATTCACCATTTCATGGCGTACCGCGAAGCGGGATATTCCGCCGAGTGCCCTCTAACCGAACGCTTGACGTCGGGCGAAATCACCCTGCCTTTTTACCCGTCCATGTCGGAAGAACAAATCTCCATCGTATGCGAATCGCTGCGGCGGAATCTATTGGCGCTTAGTTAG
- a CDS encoding M14 family metallopeptidase, translated as MSVLLSGAGENAAYDKPFVESCVYDPAIPEPGAFLGYEVGSHPVSYAELFSYFQTLAQAKENIRLYPYGETHEGRKLLLLVVSSPENMQKLDEIKAGIQKLFDPRMLKSETEADALIQNTPAVAWMAYSIHGDELSSTDAAVWLAYQLAAGQDGVTQQTLREAVVCIDPLQNPDGRERFLAQMRSFNGKILNPDVQSANHTGLWPWGRGNHYFFDLNRDFFILSQPESRARVKTFLEWRPQLMVDSHEMGPLDTYLFSPPREPVNQNLTPMHEKWSKRFAEDQAKAFDRYGWSYYTREWLDMFYPGYSEWIAYSGALMILYEQAGVDGSAVRRADGTTMTYRETVHHHIVSSLANLQTLADNRQELLTDYYREKKKTVAPPADKEVCAYLIEPATNAARTNRLIENLLWQGIEIYQAQKPFTAKGLASSFGDSFNEKELPAGAWIIPVNQPQKHVLNAVMEFDPRMKDSFLTEERRELEKKNATRLYDVTAWSMPIAYGATCYQATAPVNAEMDPIRSFTKEPIAIPSHPKYGYVLDGSDDASTFAVSSLLEKGFAIRAAERDFHSGGKSFVKGSFLLRNVENSSRLHAEIPAISHQSGAVFHAADSALDLEGTDLGGQYFILLTPPRIGLFLGRTVSASSFGQTWNWLDAVYGARVSCLDIELLSALDLRKYNALILPSMSALPEGGVILLKVWVENGGTLIALGSAVSFLTDPKAEMSAVRERSEALPQMELYDEAVDREEKALTASASQADIWDYQPSDIKDATETAKKKEDIEKLKRQDAWEKRFSPRGAFLRARVDEEHWLAFGVNNPLAVIVRSSNSYYSKPPVETPVRFAAEKNLRVSGLVWPEARRRWAKSAYLTREAKGKGQIILFPCEPDDRGYYPETTRLLWNAVFLGPGLGAKSPIPW; from the coding sequence ATGTCCGTTTTATTAAGCGGCGCAGGAGAGAACGCCGCGTATGACAAGCCATTCGTCGAAAGCTGCGTCTACGATCCTGCGATTCCCGAACCGGGCGCTTTTCTCGGCTATGAAGTTGGCAGCCATCCCGTTTCCTATGCCGAATTATTCTCCTATTTTCAAACGCTGGCGCAAGCGAAAGAGAACATCCGCCTCTATCCTTACGGCGAAACCCATGAAGGAAGAAAACTGCTGCTGCTCGTTGTCTCTTCGCCGGAGAATATGCAAAAATTGGATGAGATCAAAGCGGGAATCCAAAAACTCTTCGATCCCCGAATGCTTAAAAGCGAAACGGAAGCGGACGCCCTTATTCAAAATACGCCCGCTGTCGCCTGGATGGCCTACAGTATCCACGGCGACGAGCTATCCAGCACCGACGCCGCTGTCTGGCTGGCTTATCAATTGGCGGCGGGACAGGATGGCGTCACGCAACAAACCCTGCGCGAAGCCGTTGTGTGCATCGATCCCTTGCAGAATCCCGACGGGCGCGAGCGGTTTCTGGCTCAGATGCGTTCGTTCAACGGCAAGATTCTCAATCCCGACGTCCAGAGCGCTAACCATACGGGACTATGGCCGTGGGGGCGCGGCAACCATTATTTCTTCGATCTGAACCGCGATTTCTTCATCCTTTCCCAACCGGAAAGCCGCGCCCGCGTTAAAACATTTTTAGAATGGCGCCCACAGCTGATGGTCGATTCGCACGAAATGGGGCCGCTGGATACTTACCTCTTCTCGCCGCCCCGCGAGCCGGTCAATCAAAACCTAACCCCCATGCACGAAAAATGGTCGAAGCGCTTCGCCGAGGATCAAGCCAAAGCGTTCGACCGCTACGGTTGGAGCTATTACACCCGCGAATGGCTGGATATGTTTTATCCCGGCTATTCGGAATGGATCGCCTACAGCGGGGCGCTTATGATTCTCTACGAACAGGCGGGCGTGGACGGTTCCGCCGTGCGCCGCGCCGATGGGACGACGATGACGTACCGCGAGACCGTGCATCATCACATCGTCAGTTCCCTCGCCAATCTGCAAACGCTCGCCGACAATCGCCAGGAGTTATTGACGGATTATTATCGGGAAAAAAAGAAAACCGTCGCGCCGCCCGCGGACAAAGAAGTTTGCGCTTACCTCATCGAACCGGCGACCAACGCCGCGCGGACGAATCGCTTGATAGAAAACCTGCTATGGCAGGGGATCGAAATCTATCAGGCGCAGAAGCCTTTTACGGCCAAGGGTCTCGCTTCTTCCTTCGGCGATTCGTTTAACGAAAAAGAACTGCCCGCAGGCGCTTGGATCATTCCCGTAAATCAACCCCAAAAACACGTCCTCAACGCCGTCATGGAATTCGATCCGCGCATGAAGGACTCTTTTCTGACAGAAGAGCGGCGCGAGTTGGAGAAAAAGAACGCGACGCGCCTTTACGACGTTACTGCGTGGTCTATGCCCATTGCTTATGGCGCAACTTGCTATCAAGCCACGGCGCCGGTGAATGCGGAGATGGACCCGATTCGCTCCTTTACAAAGGAGCCTATCGCCATTCCGTCGCATCCGAAGTACGGTTACGTTTTGGATGGAAGCGACGATGCTTCCACTTTCGCCGTATCGTCGTTGTTGGAAAAGGGATTTGCCATACGGGCGGCGGAGCGGGATTTCCATAGCGGCGGCAAGTCATTCGTAAAGGGAAGTTTTCTTTTGCGCAATGTGGAAAATTCCAGCCGTCTTCATGCGGAGATTCCCGCAATAAGCCATCAAAGCGGCGCGGTCTTTCACGCCGCCGATTCCGCGCTCGATTTGGAGGGAACCGATCTCGGCGGGCAGTATTTCATCCTGTTGACGCCGCCGCGCATCGGTCTTTTTCTTGGCCGTACTGTCAGCGCATCGTCTTTTGGGCAGACATGGAATTGGCTCGACGCCGTCTATGGCGCCCGCGTTTCCTGTTTGGATATCGAACTGTTGTCCGCGCTGGATTTGAGGAAATACAATGCGCTGATTCTTCCTTCTATGTCGGCGCTGCCGGAAGGAGGAGTTATACTCTTGAAAGTATGGGTGGAAAACGGCGGTACGCTGATCGCTCTCGGTTCCGCCGTCTCCTTTCTGACTGATCCCAAGGCGGAAATGTCCGCCGTCCGCGAACGTTCCGAGGCGTTGCCGCAGATGGAACTCTATGACGAAGCCGTTGATCGAGAAGAGAAAGCCTTAACGGCGTCCGCCAGCCAGGCGGATATATGGGATTATCAACCATCCGATATCAAGGATGCGACGGAGACGGCCAAAAAGAAAGAAGACATAGAAAAACTTAAAAGACAGGACGCTTGGGAGAAACGTTTCAGCCCGCGCGGCGCTTTCTTGCGGGCGCGAGTGGATGAAGAGCATTGGTTGGCGTTCGGCGTCAACAATCCTTTGGCCGTTATAGTCCGGTCATCCAACTCCTATTATTCAAAGCCGCCGGTGGAAACGCCGGTTCGATTCGCCGCCGAAAAAAACCTGCGCGTAAGCGGTTTAGTATGGCCGGAAGCCCGCCGCCGTTGGGCCAAAAGCGCTTATCTTACCCGCGAGGCTAAAGGAAAAGGGCAGATTATTCTCTTCCCCTGCGAACCGGACGACCGAGGCTACTATCCCGAAACCACGCGCTTATTATGGAACGCCGTGTTCCTCGGTCCGGGCTTGGGGGCGAAATCTCCCATTCCGTGGTGA